A stretch of DNA from Acidovorax carolinensis:
AAAAACAACCGTCATGAATCGCATTGTTTTCGCATTGGTTTTTGTTTTCTCCACGTTTGGCCCAGTGGGTGCCATGGCCCAAAGCATTACGGGCGCAGGCTCTTCCGCAGCCGCTCCCATCTACCGCAGCTGGGCCAAGGCGTACGCCCGCGCCACCGGCGCAACGGTGGAATACGATCCCGTGGGATCATCGGGCGGCATCAAAAAGATTCGCCAAAACGAGGTGGGATTCGGCGCATCGGATGTGGCGCCATCCTCCAAGGACCTTACCGAAGGCGGCTTGGTCAACTTTCCGGTAGCCATCACTGGAATATCGCCCGTATTCAATGTGGCCAAAGTATCAGATGGTCAACTGCGCTTGTCGGGCGAATTATTGAGCCGCATCTACATGGGCGAAATCATTCGCTGGAATGCACCAGAAATCACCGCCCTCAATCCTGGCGTCGCACTGCCCGATGAGGCAATCAAGGTCATCGTGCGCTCGGACGGTTCGGGCACCACCTACAACTTCACCGATTATCTCAGCAAGGTTTCTTCCAAATGGAAAACCACGTATGGCGCCAAAACAAGCATCAAATGGGCTGACGGTTTTATCGGTGCCAAGGGCAGTGACGGTGTCGCCAAGGCGCTGAAGGACACTCCGGGCTCCATCGCCTATATTGACCATGGCTATGTGAAGGAATATGGCCTTGCCAGCGCCCAGATGAAGAATGCAGACGGCGAATTCGTCCGCCCAT
This window harbors:
- the pstS gene encoding phosphate ABC transporter substrate-binding protein PstS, producing MAGWYFHLLILSPEIKTTVMNRIVFALVFVFSTFGPVGAMAQSITGAGSSAAAPIYRSWAKAYARATGATVEYDPVGSSGGIKKIRQNEVGFGASDVAPSSKDLTEGGLVNFPVAITGISPVFNVAKVSDGQLRLSGELLSRIYMGEIIRWNAPEITALNPGVALPDEAIKVIVRSDGSGTTYNFTDYLSKVSSKWKTTYGAKTSIKWADGFIGAKGSDGVAKALKDTPGSIAYIDHGYVKEYGLASAQMKNADGEFVRPSVSAFRAALVNSEWATSGSFSETLTQKPGKGAWPITMGTFVIVPKVANNPGQTLAALKFFAWAFLNGDTLVQENNFVRLPDRVQAAAFKTITSVKDKSGTPIGMALMSSLLGGK